One window from the genome of Paenibacillus azoreducens encodes:
- a CDS encoding ABC transporter ATP-binding protein, which produces MKDLIKIDHLSTYFDTGGGKVKAVDDVSLRVREGETVCIVGESGCGKSVTAMSIMGLVEEPGGKVVGGQIHFDGKDLLKLSKNELRTIRGNDISMIFQEPMSSLNPVLKIGEQIMEPLIVHQKMSKKQARERAIELIEQVGISRAEQIVDSYPHELSGGMLQRIMIAIAISGNPKLLIADEPTTALDVTIQAQILDMLRQFKEQSNMSILLITHDLGVVAEMADYVIVMYAGKIVEEGEVVKLFSSPKHPYTRGLLKSKPVINQRQDELYSIPGQVPNPLELTESCYFHDRCEHCMDICRTKQPQLREVSEDQKAACWLYEEAFVHA; this is translated from the coding sequence ATGAAGGATTTAATTAAAATAGACCATCTCAGCACTTATTTCGATACCGGCGGCGGGAAAGTCAAAGCCGTTGACGATGTCAGCCTGCGCGTACGCGAAGGGGAAACGGTGTGCATCGTTGGGGAATCCGGCTGCGGCAAAAGCGTAACCGCGATGTCCATTATGGGGCTGGTCGAGGAACCTGGCGGCAAGGTTGTGGGCGGCCAAATCCATTTTGACGGAAAAGATTTGCTTAAGTTAAGTAAAAATGAGCTGCGCACGATTCGCGGCAACGATATTTCGATGATTTTCCAAGAGCCCATGTCCTCGCTGAATCCGGTATTGAAGATTGGAGAACAGATCATGGAGCCGTTAATCGTTCATCAGAAAATGAGTAAAAAGCAAGCTCGTGAACGGGCCATAGAGCTGATCGAGCAGGTGGGGATCTCCAGGGCGGAGCAGATTGTGGATTCGTATCCGCATGAGCTGAGCGGCGGCATGCTGCAGCGGATCATGATCGCTATTGCCATATCCGGGAACCCGAAGCTGTTGATCGCCGACGAGCCGACCACCGCGCTTGACGTGACCATCCAGGCGCAAATATTGGATATGCTCCGCCAGTTTAAAGAACAATCGAATATGTCCATCCTGCTGATTACCCATGATCTCGGCGTCGTAGCTGAAATGGCGGATTACGTGATCGTGATGTATGCGGGCAAAATCGTGGAAGAGGGCGAGGTCGTCAAGCTTTTCTCTTCTCCGAAACATCCCTATACGCGAGGACTCCTCAAATCCAAACCCGTCATTAATCAGCGCCAGGATGAGCTTTATTCCATTCCAGGTCAAGTGCCGAATCCGCTTGAGTTGACGGAGTCATGTTATTTTCATGACCGCTGCGAGCATTGCATGGACATTTGCAGAACGAAGCAGCCTCAGCTAAGAGAAGTTTCAGAGGATCAGAAGGCCGCTTGCTGGCTGTATGAGGAGGCGTTTGTTCATGCCTGA